In Chitinophaga sp. HK235, a single window of DNA contains:
- the yidC gene encoding membrane protein insertase YidC: MDRNSVIGFLLLGVLLVGYIFFNQKQQVNIAKEKARQDSIANLNKPKAPVADSLTLAGNGGTLDSAHQAQLAGEFGLFAAAAVAPVQTTVMENDDVKVTFSNKGGQPVSVQLKKFKTSEGGPLMLAQGSFNRLSVEVPASANKVLSSSDLFFTAGQVQKLADGAQSISYRLNTTNPAVYLEFVYSIKPGSYIVDYNVHAVGFQNILPGNQHYLTLQWNSQNDKQEHDMENERLNNQVHYMFSNDKHDYFTLQRTSHEKLDNKLKWISVKQQFFNTTLIAKNGSFDAADVNTKVPQSGNIVGQAFTSLQIPYNRANDFSFPIEIYYGPNHYKTLKSFDLGLEKIIPLGSGIFAFVKYVNKWIIIPVFNFLSGFIGNYGLIIILLTIFIRLLIAPFTYQSYVSQAKMKVLKPEIDELRAKYGDDQQGFGVEQMKLFKSAGVNPLGGCLPALLQLPILVAMYSFFPSSIELRQESFLWAKDLSTYDSILNLPFNIPFYGNHISLFTILMTITSLILAFYNRGMTDQSNPVMKYMPYVMPIMLLGIFNRLAAALTFYYFLSNVISILLQWVLQTFVINHDKIHAQIQENKKKPVSKSKWQEKLEEVQRRQQSMQQQQKKK; this comes from the coding sequence ATGGATAGAAATTCGGTTATTGGGTTTTTACTGTTAGGTGTTTTACTGGTTGGATATATTTTCTTTAACCAGAAACAGCAGGTAAATATCGCCAAGGAGAAAGCCCGGCAAGATTCCATCGCTAATCTTAACAAGCCTAAAGCACCAGTTGCTGACTCTCTGACACTTGCGGGTAACGGCGGAACGCTGGACTCGGCACACCAGGCCCAGCTGGCCGGAGAATTCGGCCTTTTTGCCGCTGCTGCGGTAGCACCGGTGCAAACTACCGTTATGGAAAATGATGATGTAAAAGTCACTTTCTCCAATAAAGGTGGTCAGCCTGTTAGTGTTCAATTAAAAAAATTCAAGACTTCTGAAGGAGGTCCTTTAATGCTGGCACAAGGTTCTTTTAACCGCCTTTCCGTGGAAGTGCCTGCCAGCGCCAATAAAGTGCTGAGCAGCTCCGACCTGTTTTTTACCGCTGGTCAGGTACAGAAACTGGCTGACGGCGCACAATCTATCAGCTATCGCCTGAATACCACCAACCCGGCTGTCTACCTCGAGTTTGTATATTCCATCAAACCAGGCAGCTATATCGTGGATTATAATGTTCATGCAGTTGGTTTCCAGAACATCCTGCCAGGTAATCAGCATTACCTGACCCTGCAGTGGAACAGCCAGAATGACAAACAGGAGCATGACATGGAGAACGAGCGCCTCAACAACCAGGTGCACTACATGTTCAGCAACGATAAACACGACTACTTCACCTTACAGCGTACCAGCCATGAAAAACTGGACAACAAGCTGAAATGGATCAGTGTTAAACAACAGTTCTTCAACACCACGCTGATCGCTAAAAACGGCAGTTTCGACGCGGCAGACGTGAACACCAAAGTACCGCAGAGCGGCAACATCGTAGGACAGGCGTTTACTTCCCTGCAAATACCTTACAACCGCGCCAATGATTTCTCTTTCCCAATTGAAATCTACTACGGTCCTAACCACTACAAAACCCTGAAGTCTTTTGACCTGGGCCTCGAAAAGATCATCCCACTGGGCTCCGGTATCTTCGCTTTTGTAAAATATGTGAACAAATGGATCATCATTCCGGTGTTTAACTTCCTGAGCGGATTTATCGGCAACTACGGTCTGATCATTATCCTGCTCACCATCTTCATCCGTCTGCTCATCGCTCCTTTCACCTACCAGAGCTATGTGTCTCAGGCCAAAATGAAAGTGCTGAAGCCGGAAATCGATGAGCTGCGCGCCAAATACGGCGACGACCAGCAGGGATTTGGTGTGGAACAGATGAAACTGTTCAAAAGCGCCGGTGTAAACCCACTGGGTGGCTGTTTACCAGCCCTGTTACAGTTACCGATCCTGGTAGCGATGTACAGCTTCTTCCCGTCTTCCATCGAGCTGCGTCAGGAAAGTTTCCTGTGGGCCAAGGATCTGTCTACTTACGACTCTATCCTGAACCTGCCGTTCAACATACCTTTCTATGGTAACCACATAAGCCTGTTCACCATTCTGATGACCATCACCAGCTTGATCCTGGCCTTCTACAACCGTGGTATGACCGATCAGAGCAATCCGGTGATGAAATATATGCCTTACGTCATGCCTATCATGCTGTTGGGTATCTTCAACAGACTGGCTGCCGCACTGACCTTCTACTATTTCCTGTCCAACGTGATCAGTATCCTGCTGCAATGGGTGCTGCAGACATTTGTCATCAACCACGACAAAATCCACGCACAGATCCAGGAAAACAAAAAGAAACCGGTCAGCAAATCCAAATGGCAGGAGAAGCTGGAAGAGGTACAACGCCGCCAGCAGTCAATGCAACAGCAACAGAAGAAGAAATAG
- a CDS encoding M20/M25/M40 family metallo-hydrolase has protein sequence MKKSLLLMLLAGGMSEAYAQDTIPNAVSIQQTVNYLASDKLKGRGTAEKGGRTASRYVARQFKKLGLKPVNGNSYFQDFTFDRNAHKNIPSRNVLAWLDNGAARTIIIGAHYDHLGTAGLFDGKYPIGQIHNGADDNASGVAGLLELARHYVKNAGKEPFNFLFIAFGGEELGLQGSKYYTAHPLMPLDKVHFMLNMDMIGRYNPERGIGIGGFGSAQEWPEVFKEIQQPGIKYFTDAAGKGASDHHNFYMSKVPVLFFHTGGHDDYHKPTDDANKLQAAAEAGILQLGIQLINRAMTFGELHYVGEK, from the coding sequence ATGAAGAAAAGCTTGTTATTGATGTTGCTGGCAGGTGGAATGTCAGAGGCCTATGCCCAGGACACCATTCCCAATGCAGTCAGCATTCAGCAGACCGTTAATTATCTCGCCTCCGACAAACTGAAAGGAAGAGGTACCGCCGAAAAAGGTGGAAGAACAGCCAGCCGTTATGTGGCCCGGCAGTTTAAAAAACTGGGCCTGAAGCCGGTGAATGGCAACAGTTATTTCCAGGATTTTACTTTCGACCGGAATGCCCATAAAAATATTCCCAGCCGAAATGTACTGGCATGGCTGGATAACGGTGCCGCCCGTACGATCATCATTGGAGCGCACTACGATCACTTGGGTACTGCTGGCCTGTTCGATGGTAAATATCCCATTGGGCAGATCCACAACGGTGCTGATGACAATGCTTCCGGAGTAGCAGGCCTGCTCGAACTGGCACGCCATTATGTGAAAAATGCCGGAAAAGAGCCTTTTAACTTCCTGTTTATTGCTTTTGGCGGGGAAGAGCTGGGCCTGCAGGGTTCTAAATATTATACTGCTCATCCGTTGATGCCGTTGGATAAAGTACATTTTATGCTGAACATGGACATGATTGGCCGGTATAATCCCGAAAGAGGTATCGGTATTGGTGGTTTCGGCAGCGCGCAGGAGTGGCCGGAAGTGTTTAAGGAGATACAGCAACCAGGCATTAAATATTTCACAGATGCGGCCGGCAAAGGGGCTTCCGACCATCACAACTTTTATATGAGCAAGGTGCCGGTCCTGTTTTTCCATACCGGCGGGCACGATGATTACCACAAGCCGACGGATGATGCCAATAAGTTACAGGCTGCTGCAGAAGCGGGGATCCTGCAACTGGGCATACAGCTGATCAACAGGGCTATGACATTTGGTGAATTACACTATGTAGGCGAAAAGTAA
- a CDS encoding SprT-like domain-containing protein — translation MKKEAPLHALASYLPDGTFEQVMEFLHMYKVHLTITRERQSILGDYRHPDGNGKGHRISINGSLNKYSFLLTLLHEIAHLTTFNKYANRVLAHGKEWKHEYSVILRDFVGKNYLPHDVEQAVRKSMMNPAASSCSDENLMRVLRNYDAKKETHFLVEQLPQNQLFKTKDGRIFRKGERIRKRYRCEEVASKRIYLFSPLYEVEPVD, via the coding sequence GTGAAAAAAGAGGCGCCTCTGCATGCATTAGCGTCCTATTTGCCCGATGGCACCTTCGAGCAGGTGATGGAATTTCTGCACATGTACAAAGTACACCTTACCATCACCCGCGAAAGGCAAAGCATACTGGGTGACTACCGTCATCCGGACGGAAATGGAAAAGGACACCGTATCAGCATCAACGGATCGCTGAACAAATATTCTTTTCTCCTTACCCTACTCCACGAAATTGCCCACCTCACCACTTTCAACAAATACGCCAACCGGGTACTGGCACATGGAAAAGAATGGAAACACGAATATTCCGTTATCCTGCGTGATTTTGTGGGAAAAAACTACCTCCCGCATGATGTAGAGCAGGCTGTCCGGAAAAGCATGATGAATCCTGCTGCCAGTTCCTGTTCCGATGAAAACCTGATGCGGGTGCTCCGGAACTATGATGCAAAAAAAGAAACTCATTTCCTCGTAGAACAACTTCCGCAGAACCAGCTCTTTAAAACCAAAGACGGCCGCATCTTCCGCAAAGGGGAAAGAATAAGAAAACGCTACCGCTGTGAAGAGGTAGCGTCTAAACGTATTTATCTGTTCAGCCCCTTGTATGAGGTAGAACCGGTTGACTGA
- a CDS encoding AtpZ/AtpI family protein gives MENPSSRKPNKRNPVLRYAGLAFQMMTTLGLGVFAGYKLDQKIGWRFPVFLIIFSLLALAILLWQIIKDTRR, from the coding sequence ATGGAAAATCCGTCCTCCAGGAAGCCGAATAAGCGTAATCCGGTACTACGCTATGCCGGGCTGGCTTTTCAGATGATGACCACATTAGGGTTAGGCGTATTTGCTGGGTACAAACTGGACCAGAAAATTGGCTGGCGGTTCCCTGTATTCCTGATCATTTTTTCTTTATTGGCTTTAGCCATACTTTTGTGGCAAATTATAAAAGACACCCGTCGGTAA
- a CDS encoding polymer-forming cytoskeletal protein: MFNNKSNSKGDSKTMLPTSTVNIIGSGTTIQGDIVCEGDIRIDGQVNGLVSTKAKIVVGPEGDIIGDLVCQSADILGKVTGIIRVEELLFLKGNALVKGDVYTAHFEMEPSAKFNGRCYMGDEMPENNKHGKSVLQEAE; this comes from the coding sequence ATGTTTAATAACAAATCAAACTCTAAGGGTGACAGTAAGACCATGTTACCAACTTCCACTGTGAACATTATCGGCAGTGGCACTACTATCCAGGGAGATATCGTATGCGAGGGTGATATCCGCATAGATGGACAAGTAAACGGACTGGTATCAACCAAAGCCAAGATCGTAGTAGGTCCGGAAGGTGATATTATCGGTGACCTGGTATGTCAGAGTGCAGACATCCTGGGTAAGGTGACCGGTATTATCAGAGTGGAAGAACTGCTGTTCCTGAAAGGGAATGCACTTGTAAAAGGCGACGTATACACAGCTCATTTTGAAATGGAGCCGAGCGCCAAGTTCAACGGCCGTTGCTACATGGGCGATGAGATGCCTGAAAACAATAAACATGGAAAATCCGTCCTCCAGGAAGCCGAATAA
- a CDS encoding tetratricopeptide repeat protein — translation MAQIKPRNPAQQQPSQQQPQPQSNQANRPVVKPLFKPKERVVQDRRPPSEVMLEKKPWNFKRKFFQNLATRYNYYFHARVKLDKVVKTVNRDGQDNYNVLLPFYPTTLQSKGYSKTELDSVIEKTNMAIQLHDPRGKWIDDCFLLMGRAYFYEGDLENANKTFQYINLTFAPRKKSEYKTVVGASENDHISIASREKRKGFFGRFKHISARNDAFLWRAKTLLEQKEYDEVQALLNILSTDPNFPHRLDGGLAEVRAYSNYIQGRYPETIEPLKMAIDKSRDRVAKARMSFILGQLYLQQHHPDSAMDQFRDVISRKPDPMMDFQSRIQIAKINAKKEGGLAQSQEGLRHMLRKERFTHFRDAIYYTMGTLAYPADAEAALGYLQKSLKAGGDNMVQRTLTYKGIADIYYDQRQYLDAKKYYDSTAGTMTPDFADAANVNIRKAVLTDVAAKLAIIRREDSLQRIAAMPESDRNIFLAKMAATLKTAAAEKKKNDAMQAANPYDNPTFGMNSNGAYTPKEEKGDWYFYNQGSKSAGYSEFKRRWGNRAVGDNWRRSQTGTINLANNNNNNAPTETTDPTAKTPENLPPDSITGERLAQGLPLTPEKLNASRKLDQDARFDLGKLYYDKLENYPLAIETYDSLLLKYPDHPRKPEILYSLYVWHGKLNHAAEVAHYKDLILKQYANTNYADIIRSGGNRDVDLARKKVISATYDSAYTAFRDGDNVTAMAIKRRADSTYGVNFMQSKFDLLEAMILVKSDTLIGIDSTQASRKAILAVMNKYPGDEGVRRQTQALLDALDHRNELVNYLAKLEIKKDVDGAPMVDENISMRYPWQNPQPVLVDKLNGAKAAAKIDSARISDKIAGVVPNAPIATVAPAPPPKPLTPYKLAADNPHFVVLSFQRVSKELMDEGLNQFTRYNASKHATDKIEVGSFVLSPSETMLIFRLFPNEDKALNYFDEIREEASSSIIPRIRPSEYSIFVISRDNFILLNSTKDLIGYRKFFADNYVTQ, via the coding sequence ATGGCACAAATCAAGCCCCGTAATCCGGCACAACAGCAGCCATCGCAGCAGCAACCGCAGCCCCAGAGCAACCAGGCCAACAGGCCGGTTGTTAAACCCCTCTTTAAACCTAAAGAGCGTGTGGTACAGGACCGTCGTCCCCCGTCTGAAGTGATGCTGGAAAAAAAGCCCTGGAATTTTAAGCGCAAGTTCTTCCAGAACCTGGCGACCCGTTATAACTATTATTTCCACGCCCGGGTAAAACTGGATAAAGTAGTGAAAACCGTCAACCGCGACGGTCAGGACAACTATAATGTATTACTACCGTTTTATCCTACCACCCTGCAAAGCAAGGGGTATAGCAAAACGGAACTCGACTCTGTCATCGAAAAAACCAATATGGCCATCCAGCTCCACGACCCCAGAGGGAAGTGGATAGATGACTGTTTCCTGCTGATGGGCCGCGCCTATTTCTATGAAGGAGACCTGGAAAATGCCAATAAAACCTTCCAGTATATCAACCTCACCTTCGCTCCCCGGAAAAAATCGGAATATAAAACCGTGGTAGGCGCCAGTGAAAATGATCATATCTCCATCGCTAGCAGAGAAAAAAGAAAAGGTTTCTTCGGCCGCTTCAAACATATATCCGCCCGTAACGATGCCTTTCTCTGGAGAGCCAAGACCCTCCTCGAACAGAAAGAATATGACGAGGTACAGGCCCTGCTGAATATCCTCAGTACAGACCCCAATTTCCCGCACCGTCTGGACGGCGGCCTCGCGGAAGTGCGGGCCTATAGCAACTATATTCAAGGCAGATACCCTGAAACGATAGAACCGCTGAAAATGGCGATCGATAAAAGCCGCGACCGGGTAGCCAAAGCCAGGATGTCTTTTATCCTCGGTCAGCTCTACCTGCAGCAGCATCATCCCGATTCCGCCATGGACCAGTTCAGGGATGTGATCAGCCGTAAACCGGACCCCATGATGGACTTCCAGTCCCGCATCCAGATTGCCAAAATCAATGCGAAAAAAGAAGGAGGCCTGGCCCAAAGCCAGGAAGGGCTGCGGCACATGCTGAGAAAAGAACGCTTTACCCATTTCCGCGATGCGATCTACTATACCATGGGCACCCTCGCTTATCCCGCTGATGCAGAAGCAGCGCTGGGATATCTCCAGAAGTCCCTCAAGGCAGGTGGTGATAATATGGTGCAGCGTACCCTCACCTATAAAGGCATCGCAGATATCTACTACGATCAGCGCCAGTACCTGGACGCTAAAAAATATTATGACAGTACGGCCGGCACCATGACACCCGACTTTGCGGATGCAGCCAATGTCAACATCCGCAAGGCAGTGCTCACAGATGTTGCAGCCAAACTGGCCATTATCCGCCGGGAGGACAGTCTGCAGCGCATCGCCGCCATGCCCGAATCCGACCGGAACATCTTCCTCGCCAAAATGGCCGCTACCCTGAAAACAGCTGCCGCTGAGAAGAAAAAAAATGATGCCATGCAGGCCGCCAATCCGTACGATAATCCCACCTTCGGGATGAACAGCAATGGCGCCTACACCCCTAAAGAAGAAAAGGGTGACTGGTACTTCTATAATCAGGGCAGCAAATCGGCCGGATACTCCGAATTTAAACGCCGCTGGGGCAACAGGGCTGTAGGGGATAACTGGCGCCGCAGCCAGACCGGCACCATCAATCTGGCCAATAACAATAACAACAACGCTCCCACGGAAACTACCGACCCCACCGCCAAAACACCGGAAAATCTGCCTCCGGACAGTATTACCGGTGAACGGCTGGCACAAGGCCTCCCACTGACACCCGAGAAACTGAACGCTTCCCGCAAACTGGACCAGGATGCCCGTTTTGACCTGGGCAAGTTGTATTACGATAAACTCGAAAATTATCCGCTGGCCATAGAAACATATGATTCCCTGCTGCTCAAATACCCCGACCATCCGCGTAAACCGGAGATTTTATACTCCCTCTACGTATGGCACGGAAAACTGAACCACGCAGCAGAAGTAGCTCACTACAAAGACCTGATACTGAAGCAGTACGCCAATACCAACTATGCGGACATCATCCGCTCCGGTGGTAACAGGGATGTGGACCTGGCCAGGAAAAAAGTCATCAGCGCCACCTACGATTCGGCCTATACGGCTTTCCGCGATGGCGACAACGTTACCGCGATGGCTATTAAACGCCGTGCTGATTCTACCTATGGTGTTAATTTCATGCAGAGTAAATTCGACCTGCTGGAAGCCATGATCTTGGTGAAATCAGACACGTTGATCGGTATAGACTCTACCCAGGCTTCCCGTAAGGCGATCCTGGCGGTGATGAACAAATATCCAGGTGATGAGGGTGTCCGCCGCCAAACCCAGGCCCTCCTGGACGCACTGGACCATCGTAATGAGTTGGTTAACTACCTCGCCAAACTGGAAATCAAAAAAGATGTGGATGGTGCCCCGATGGTAGATGAAAATATCTCCATGCGCTATCCCTGGCAAAACCCGCAGCCGGTACTGGTAGATAAACTCAATGGTGCCAAAGCTGCTGCAAAAATCGATTCCGCCCGCATCTCTGATAAAATAGCCGGCGTGGTGCCCAATGCCCCGATCGCGACCGTGGCGCCTGCACCTCCACCCAAGCCATTAACGCCGTATAAACTGGCTGCCGACAACCCTCACTTTGTGGTGCTGTCTTTCCAGCGCGTTTCCAAAGAACTGATGGATGAAGGCCTGAACCAGTTTACCCGCTACAATGCCTCCAAACATGCTACTGATAAAATAGAAGTGGGCAGTTTTGTATTGTCACCTTCCGAAACAATGCTTATTTTCCGCTTATTCCCGAACGAAGACAAGGCACTGAACTATTTCGATGAAATCCGCGAAGAGGCTTCCTCGAGTATTATTCCGCGGATCAGGCCGTCTGAGTACTCCATATTTGTGATCTCCCGGGATAATTTCATTCTGCTCAACAGTACTAAAGACCTTATCGGTTACCGGAAGTTTTTTGCAGATAATTATGTAACACAATAA
- a CDS encoding transglycosylase domain-containing protein, with protein sequence MKKSVKILWRVAFGILTLFVLLILLVNFRVIGNMPSMEELENPRAALASEVIADDGTILGKYYQVDRSSSDYNEISKNVINALIATEETRFYQNSGIDAKGTMAIPFYLLIGKKRGSSTITQQLALNLQADNLGKQRATNPLSRAFQKLQEWIIAVKLERNFTKQEILTLYLNTVAFGDNVYGIENGARTFFSKDAGHLSIEEAAILVGMLKGNTLYNPRRNPQMALARRNTVIDNMVDANFITSAEAAAAKSKPIVLHYNKIDHNKGLAPYFREVLRDEVKAWCKNHNKADGTPYNLYRDGLKIYTTINPRMQLYAEEAVARHLQTLQKYLSSQHDVKSGSVWKKWPQYLDKYTKESDRYKAMKEEDASDEEITKAFNTPTKMKVFAWKSFSEPDLNEMDTVMTPLDSIKYMRAVLQAGFMAMDPESGEVKAWVGGPDFRYFKNDHVAKTRRQVGSTFKPFLYCFAIMNGMSPNTMLPNEPITIGNWTLTRNSEGSVGGSISMAGALARSLNLVSAYLIKQIGAKAFADFAQNKIGFTSKIEPYPSIALGVSEISLYEMLQAYTMFPARGINTKPIYITRIEDRYGNILETFAPVKREVISEKESYTMVKMMEGVLQPGGTGARMRGTYKMQGEMAGKTGTTNDNTDGWFIGYTPKLLAGAWVGCENNFIHFATTGIGQGANTGLPIWAYFMQKVYADNTLKVSAADKFPIPANMTDETYSNFDTNVKPGAESEDIGNGSESDYNTGAGAEDMYAPADTKPAPPETTKPKDEKPVAPKPKDDNKGTPAAPPKAVYPPKRDS encoded by the coding sequence ATGAAAAAATCGGTGAAAATATTATGGCGTGTAGCGTTTGGTATTTTAACACTGTTCGTTCTTTTAATTTTATTGGTCAATTTCCGGGTCATTGGCAATATGCCTTCGATGGAGGAGTTGGAGAACCCGCGCGCAGCGCTGGCTTCAGAAGTGATCGCTGATGACGGAACCATCCTGGGTAAATACTATCAGGTAGACCGCTCCAGCAGCGATTATAATGAGATCTCCAAAAATGTGATCAATGCATTGATTGCAACAGAAGAAACCCGTTTTTACCAAAACTCTGGTATTGACGCCAAAGGCACCATGGCCATTCCCTTCTATCTGCTGATCGGGAAAAAAAGAGGTTCCAGTACTATCACTCAACAGCTGGCCCTCAACCTGCAGGCAGACAACCTGGGTAAACAACGTGCCACCAATCCTTTAAGCAGGGCTTTTCAGAAACTGCAGGAATGGATCATCGCCGTTAAACTGGAAAGAAACTTCACCAAACAGGAGATTCTGACTCTGTACCTCAATACCGTAGCTTTCGGTGACAACGTATATGGTATCGAAAACGGAGCCCGTACTTTCTTCAGTAAAGATGCCGGCCACCTGTCTATCGAAGAGGCTGCCATTCTGGTAGGGATGCTGAAGGGTAACACCTTGTACAACCCGCGTCGTAACCCGCAGATGGCCCTGGCCCGTCGTAATACCGTTATCGACAACATGGTGGATGCCAACTTTATCACATCAGCCGAAGCGGCTGCCGCCAAAAGCAAACCCATTGTATTACACTATAACAAAATAGACCATAACAAAGGACTCGCTCCTTACTTCCGGGAAGTACTGCGTGATGAGGTGAAAGCCTGGTGTAAAAATCATAACAAAGCCGATGGTACACCGTATAACCTTTACCGTGATGGTCTGAAAATTTATACTACCATCAACCCGCGTATGCAGTTATATGCAGAAGAAGCAGTGGCCCGCCACCTGCAGACGCTGCAGAAATACCTGTCCAGCCAGCATGATGTGAAATCCGGTAGTGTGTGGAAAAAATGGCCGCAGTACCTCGACAAATACACCAAAGAGTCTGATCGTTATAAGGCCATGAAAGAAGAGGATGCTTCTGATGAAGAAATCACCAAAGCATTCAACACTCCTACCAAAATGAAGGTGTTTGCCTGGAAAAGTTTCTCAGAACCTGATCTGAATGAAATGGACACTGTCATGACGCCGCTGGACTCCATTAAATATATGCGTGCCGTATTACAGGCAGGCTTTATGGCCATGGACCCGGAAAGCGGAGAGGTGAAAGCCTGGGTAGGCGGACCGGATTTCCGTTACTTTAAAAATGACCACGTAGCGAAAACCCGCCGTCAGGTTGGTTCTACCTTTAAACCATTCCTGTATTGCTTTGCTATCATGAATGGCATGTCGCCTAATACCATGTTGCCCAATGAACCTATCACCATTGGCAACTGGACATTGACCCGCAACTCTGAAGGAAGCGTAGGTGGCAGTATTTCCATGGCGGGTGCACTAGCCAGGTCGCTGAACCTGGTATCGGCTTACCTGATCAAACAGATCGGCGCCAAAGCGTTTGCCGACTTTGCGCAGAACAAGATAGGCTTCACCAGCAAAATTGAACCGTATCCTTCCATTGCACTCGGGGTTTCCGAAATATCCCTGTATGAAATGCTGCAGGCCTATACCATGTTCCCTGCCAGAGGTATCAATACCAAACCGATTTATATCACCCGCATAGAAGACCGCTATGGTAATATCCTGGAAACATTTGCTCCGGTAAAACGGGAAGTGATCAGCGAGAAGGAATCCTATACCATGGTGAAAATGATGGAAGGCGTATTGCAGCCCGGCGGTACCGGTGCCCGTATGCGTGGTACCTACAAAATGCAGGGCGAAATGGCCGGTAAAACCGGTACCACCAACGATAACACCGATGGCTGGTTTATCGGTTATACCCCTAAACTGCTGGCAGGTGCCTGGGTAGGTTGCGAAAACAACTTTATCCACTTTGCCACCACCGGCATCGGACAGGGTGCCAATACCGGTTTGCCGATCTGGGCCTATTTCATGCAAAAGGTATATGCAGATAATACCCTCAAAGTCAGCGCTGCCGATAAATTCCCGATCCCAGCCAACATGACCGATGAGACTTATTCCAACTTCGATACTAACGTGAAGCCGGGTGCCGAATCAGAAGACATCGGTAATGGTTCCGAATCGGACTATAATACCGGCGCTGGTGCAGAAGATATGTATGCTCCGGCAGACACCAAGCCTGCTCCTCCGGAGACGACGAAACCGAAAGATGAAAAGCCGGTAGCGCCGAAACCTAAAGATGATAATAAAGGAACACCTGCTGCCCCTCCCAAAGCAGTATATCCTCCAAAAAGAGATAGTTAA
- a CDS encoding thioredoxin family protein gives MQKLTKALLIAALLPVVAYAQDSTQFIKGSWKELTARAQKEHKPIFIDTYFEGCHACKDMEVKVFPRPEVKRYMEENFICTGYDVFKEEFGMELCRKYFMRGFPTYLVISGEGKLLNRGAGYQEPDRFMAFLKENVARYKEGRYLAGFGTSLSSKDPDFYRAMWNKDYKGGNKEEIAAYLAKQKDKLAESSFKVMQMSRELPAGYREFYLKNREAYLARFGEELNNNILDGLLKQDIATLPAILDMTVFTAFLQKQQQVYGAGDWSYVQMFYAENYLFKKCKDAKAFLEFAAAHPDKNENRVRYMNFYMGADMAKDPALKALYLKWAEPVVTADASLETLQMLAYMSKGLDEKAQAKKYFGWLVAKKKAWGDDAVREEKELRDLDI, from the coding sequence ATGCAAAAGCTAACCAAAGCGTTGCTGATAGCAGCGTTGTTGCCCGTTGTGGCCTATGCCCAGGACAGTACCCAATTTATCAAAGGCTCATGGAAGGAGCTGACCGCCAGGGCCCAGAAAGAGCATAAGCCCATTTTTATTGACACGTATTTTGAAGGCTGCCATGCCTGTAAAGACATGGAGGTGAAGGTATTTCCCAGACCGGAAGTAAAGCGGTATATGGAGGAAAACTTCATCTGTACCGGTTACGACGTGTTTAAAGAAGAGTTCGGGATGGAGCTGTGCCGCAAATATTTTATGCGTGGATTTCCTACCTACCTGGTTATCAGTGGAGAAGGCAAGCTGTTGAACCGAGGTGCGGGATATCAGGAGCCGGACAGGTTTATGGCTTTCCTGAAGGAGAATGTTGCGCGTTATAAGGAGGGCCGGTACCTGGCGGGTTTTGGAACCAGCCTGTCTTCTAAGGACCCTGACTTTTACCGGGCTATGTGGAACAAGGATTACAAAGGAGGTAACAAGGAAGAGATAGCTGCTTATCTGGCCAAACAGAAGGATAAGCTGGCAGAATCCTCTTTCAAGGTGATGCAGATGAGCCGGGAGCTGCCTGCCGGTTACCGGGAGTTTTACCTGAAAAACAGAGAGGCTTACCTGGCCCGTTTCGGGGAAGAGCTGAACAATAACATTCTGGACGGCCTGTTAAAGCAGGATATCGCCACGTTGCCGGCTATACTGGATATGACCGTCTTTACTGCTTTCCTGCAAAAACAGCAACAGGTATACGGAGCCGGTGACTGGTCTTATGTGCAGATGTTTTATGCAGAGAACTATCTCTTCAAAAAATGTAAGGATGCAAAGGCGTTTCTGGAGTTTGCGGCCGCCCATCCTGATAAAAATGAGAACAGGGTACGATATATGAATTTTTACATGGGTGCTGATATGGCCAAAGACCCTGCGCTCAAAGCGCTGTATCTGAAATGGGCAGAACCGGTAGTGACAGCTGATGCTAGTCTGGAGACCCTGCAGATGCTGGCTTATATGAGCAAAGGGCTGGATGAGAAGGCACAGGCTAAAAAATATTTTGGCTGGTTAGTAGCGAAGAAGAAGGCCTGGGGCGATGATGCAGTGAGGGAGGAAAAAGAGCTTAGGGATTTAGATATTTAG